The DNA sequence AGCAATAATATTGTGAATAAAAGCATCTGCAATTTATGTAAGTCAAAAAAGTGTTAAACCAGAATATCTTTTATATTTAAGATGCCTTTTACTATGATGACAGCTTCGCACTCTTGGCATTCTCTTAATGAACTTCATTAACTATTCAGTGGATAGTTCTGTTCAACTACTGTTCAAATCCATATTATCCCAAAAACCACTCAACTAAGTAAACAGAAACAGACTGTGTGAATCAGACCTTTATGGTCAACCTGTTGCAAAGAAGCCACTGAGGAAGgacaacaaaaagacacacacaaggaatGCAATGGAAATCTGTGCCTTGGCCTGAGTCCAAATTTGAAAGTTCAGGTGAAAAGGTGAGCAAATCATTTCTACACTTTGAAGATGTGATGGTCTGGGGGTACCTTGCTGGTGACACTGTTGTGATTTATTCAAAATTCAAGTCACATATAACCAGCAGGGCTACAACATACAGGCTATCCCATCTGGTTTGTGCTTAGTGGGACCATCATTTGTTTCTCAAGAGGAGAATGACCCAAACACACCTCCAGGCTGTGTAAAAGCTAAATGATTAAGAAAAAGAGTGATGAGTTAGATGACCTGATCGCTCTACCTAAGCCCAACTGGGTTAGGTTGGTTTCAGGTGAGTTGCACCACATGTGAAGGCAAAGCAGCCAAAAAACTCTGGGAACCCCTTCAAGACTGCTGGAAAACTAATCCAGGGGCTGTCATGAAAGCAAAAGGtccaaaatataaaacatatatattttttatgacatttttttgttgactTCATAATTCCATATGTGTTTCTGAACAGTTTTGATGATGTCTTCAgtatgaatctacaatgtagaaaataGTAAAAATGAGGAAATAAACCATTACATAAAAATGTGTGACTGGTAGCGTGCACTTTTCTTCCATTTTGGAGCATGTAATGAGGCTAATCCATGTAATTTGAAATCTCTCTCCGTGCATGTTTACCTGTTCGATAGCTCTCTTGTGCTTGGCGGCCCATCTCTGCTCGCTGTCGTGCATCTCCTCCAGATCGCTCTCCAGGTCGATGAACTTCTCCtgaggagaggaaggggagaCGTTCAGAGCACACCAGAACACCTGAACTTTCCAAACAGCTTGTCGTGATCTGAGGTCACTCTTCATGATGTCACTCAATGTATTTAAAAATGGGACAGATTAAACATCTTCagaaactgcaacatgtatattTGGGATTATGGAATTAGCACGCTGATTGCTAAACAGGATTTGCATAATTAATACCCCATTAACCCCAAACTCTGATGGTTTGCGTGCCTGATTAATTCAAGTGGACATGTCTGTTTGAATCATTAGGTCATGTGCACAAAGACACTGTGGATGCTGTTGAATGAAAAGAGGAACTCACTTCAAGGATGAAACATTTAGGAAATGAGAAAAAATTCCAATAAAAACAAGTGTAGGTACAACAGTGCTAATTCTTTTCATTTACAGTATATTCTCTACATAATGCACTACTTTGGTTGATATGCTACTGACGCAGTCAGAACAGTACCTGAGCCTGTTTGAGTTGTTTGGCCAGGTCGTCCTTGGTCTGGTTAGTGGTGTGCAGCTCCATGGTGAGGTCGTCCACCGTCCTCTCTGCTTGTTTACACTGCAGCTGTAGCCTCTCTCTCAGCTGGATCTCCTCCTCCAGCGTCCGCTCCTTATCAATCAGCTTACCAGAGACCTGTGCACCAAACAAACAGATTCAGTGTACAGGTATACCAAAGGGAGCTGTGTTCTAAAGCACCCCTAATGACATAAGTGTGAAATGAGTGGAGAGACAGTACCTCTCCTTGCAGTCTGCTGACGAGAGCATGTAGCTTCTGCAGTTCCTGGTTCTTCTCCAGCAGAGACTCCTCCAGTTCCTCCACCCTTAGCTGGTCGTCCTCACGTAGTTTCTGTTGCAGTTTCAGCTCCACTGTAGCCTGTGTGGATACCTGCAGGGCCTCACcaagctgcaaacacacagaagttACTTATATACAAGGGATGCACTGCACTGAAGTTTTACTGATAATTAACAAGCCTCGACTTGCAGAGAATTTAACTTTAAACTAAACCCTAACAGTATTTAAACATGTGGGGTTAAAGGATTGCCATTGCAGTGCTATAACATGCTAGCAGTTCCTGACCCTTTAAAAACctccacactgcagacagacGCTCACTAACATGTTGTCTGGGGACTCAGTGAGCAATGGTCAGTGTCAGAGTACCTGTTGATATCTTCATCTTATTggtcaatattttattttaaggccTGATACAATGCTTTGCTGATAATGCCATGCATCCCTGTAGTCTATATCTGCACATAGCAATGTTCAGCTACCAGTGGCAGCGCTGAATACTTTTGACCAGGCACAAGACAAAGATAATTAGATATGTGATATGTCTGTACCTCAGCCTCCAGTCTGATAATAGTAGCGTTGAGTTCAGATGTCCTCTTGTGTTTGGTGTCTTTgtccacctccagctcctccagctgtctCTCTGCCAGCCACAACTTCTCAGCCAGAGTCTTAGCGTGCTGCGTCTGCTTCTCAAGGTTCTcctgaacacaacacacacagatcaatgtTCTGTATTTACATACAGCGTGTGTGTAATATTCCAATAAAGAGGATGGTGCATGCCCTCCCTGACAAAGATACTGACTGTGATTATTGATTATCTATGGATTATCAGCTTGAGTTTCACATCAAAACTTAGAAATAACATCAATTGATTGGTAGTTTTGGAagataatataaatatacaaacatatttcaaaatgtttttatgttcaaATTGGAGCCAAGCAGTTAGATTAAGTGTACACTATACATAATGTCCCTTTGAAGCTATCAATTACCTCAGCATCCTGGATCTTGTTTTTGAGTGACTGTTGGAAGAAATTGAAGGCGTACTCCTGAGTGTTGGCCTCCACCATCATGTCCCGGGCTTCCTTCACCTCAATCTGCAAAGCCACACACAAGAGTCAACTATCCAAACATGTGATACCAACATGAACATTCtatctatttatatatatatatatgtatacacacctCCATGCCTCTCATTCTCTCTGCTatgtcctgcttctctctgtccATCTCTATCATCTGCTCCCTCATCCTCTTCAGCTCATTGTTCAGCTGGGTGTTGGTCCTCAGCAGGTCCTCATTGTTCACCAGCAGGCCGCGCATCTCGAACCTTCGCACATAGCAATTGCATGTCAACTTGTACAAAAAGGTTTCAAAGAGTTTAGTCAGAAGAAATCACTCAACAACTCAAAGCTTTACACTGTCCTAtttcatgcacacaaacacacaccaatgcTGCTTCTTGTGTCTTGCCCGAGGACATATAGGCAAGAAAGGTGATTGAACCACCAGCCTTATTACTGGTGGACAATGgctctaccccccccccccaaaaaaaaaaataaaataaaaatatatatatatgtatatttttaagaGTGGACACCTTTAAAATGTTACAGTGTAAAAATCTACTGAACAAAAGTTAACTGTCATGGCTGACCTGATCTggttcctctctttctccatctccacACTCTCTGCCTCCAGGAAATGGTTGCGCTGCAAAGAACAATAATAGTTTCCTTTAGAATAATAGCAAATTTAACTACTGTAGATGAGTCAAACCCCAAAACCTTTTATATGCAGAGACACTTCAAGTGTTTATCTAACAGCATGATGGTTTTATACAATATCAGATAATAATATTACATAAATAGATTGTGAAGTGGATTATTAACATGAAGTAACACATCCTAATGTGATTCTACCTTCTGGCAGTCATTCAGCTGTTTGGTCAGTTCCtctatgtagttttttttattgggAACCCCCAGAGTAGTAGACCGCATACTGTAGTGGGTGGGTGCCACCTGTAGCAATGAAAATGTACACAGTTACACTTTATATTGTGTATCGGATGATAtagtgcatgagtcagtgtgagaGTGAATCACTTACAGTGTTGTTgacctcagccctcctcctaaCCAGAGAGTCGTAGGCAGAGAAACGGGGGCGAGGGGAGATGAGGGTGGGAGTGGGTACACCCACAGGACTGGTGCTGCGACTGTTGAAGCTGTACAGGTTCAGCTCTGAGGTGGCAGGAGAGAGTCCACCCTGTATCTGGAAATGGAAAGGAGGGTCAGTGACGTGTAACACTATATTCTGTTTAAAATCCTGCTTATAACATAACAACATTTTAGATGTGAAAACGCTTTTTTGGGTCTATCataagagagaaaacaaaccaCTTAGCCATCACATTACAAACCTTAAACTCTGACATTCGGAGCATGGGGTTGTAATCCATAGAGGTGGCCGAAGCATATGGACTGTTGAACGTCCTGGGGGGGCTGTCAGTGATCGCCACCTGAAACAGCATAACAGCAATATTAAACATATGGAAAACAGAAATAAAGGGCACAGTGCTAGTGAATTCTGAAGTGCTGATGCGGAAAGTGCATTTTGAGTGACAGTCAACAGTTTCGGCTGTCATTCAAAATCGAACAGATCTGGTCATTGCATAGCAGCATTTATGAACACCTGTATCAATCTGAAAAacattaattcaattcaattcagttttatttatatagcgcatattacaatcagacattgtctcaaagcgcttcacaggaacccccctaagagcactgtggcaaggaaaaactccctttaagaggaagaaaccttgagcagaattttacattttaaaaacattagaaatcatgtgtgtatgtaattATTGCTGGGTAACGTTTTTTAATCAGTTGTGTATTAAACACTGATGCAAGAATGTAAAGTGATTGGTTTTGATTGAGGTGTGGCTGTAAAGCTCTGCTTTGATTAAAGCACTGTGCACAGTCACAGTAAGGACGGCCGAATCAGGAACCTTATATCTGTGCCTTGTCCTGGGGTTGGTGCAGATCATTAACTGCAAGGGAAATTTGCATCATGTTTTAAAGCTGCATGAGAggtaaaagtttaaaaaatatctaaagaattatgaaaaatgtgaaacagtgaaattgtttgtctgttttttgttgatTTAATATCTGATTCATACTGAATAtagattaaaacattttaaatgttatgtAACACTTTTACAAGTTAGCATAAGATGGTTGGAAGCGTAGGCAGATACTGGCACTTCAGTTgacttttcagtttcagtaaTTTGGAGCTTTTCAGAACAATTATGCCCTGAAGCTGTTTTCTCCAGAAGATGGCACTGTTTAATAGCTGGAGTTGTTCTCTGGAATCCTCCATtattcagcagcacagcagcatctGATTCTCTTGAAAACTAATCCCACACATAGCCACAGTCTGCCTCACCCACCCTGTCAGACATAGTGTCCCCGTCCCGTGAGGCCAGGGACTCCAGGGACCCTCTGTAGTGGTTCAGTCCCAGCCGGTTGGTCTCCCATCGGGACAGCCTGGGGCCGTTCTCCGTGACCAGCCCGTTGCCTCCTGGACCATCTGCGTCTCTGCCACTCAACCCGTTGGTCCTCATCTCGTTATTGAGGAAGAGTTGATATTTTGGGTTGTGGTTGGTGGACAAAGCTTTGGGCGTGGAGGGCTCCTCCTCTGTTGGGCTGTCTGGCTGCTTGTTTGAATCAAACTCTGACTCCTGGAGGGGCAAAAGGAGAGATAAAAGGTCTGGGTTAGCCAACAGAGTGAGGGGCTACAATCACTTAggaatcaacttagaaaagaaCGAAGATTGGACTTTGTTTTTGTGGATGAATTTATATGATTTTAACACCAAAATctgtatattgtatattgtaATGACTTAATACCACCTTTTCATACTGTATTATACCACAAGGCAACAGGCCAAACTCCTGCAAAAGCAGAATATACAACAGAAATCACTTCTCATGCAATAAAAATCAGCACAGGGCGTAGACCAAAGACATAACTATCAACATTTGAAGGGAAGAATCACGGAGCAGAGCAGGATTTGTTAGATCCATCAGTGAGCATGAGCACATTTTGATTAGTATGATTAGATGCCTTGGAAATTTCTTGCGTCCTTTACATTGCCATGCATTTGCTGCTTTAATCATGCAGCAAAATGCCTTCAGAAAACGTCAATGCCATGCTGCCGTGCCATCTTCATGCAGAGAGGACGCAGAGCTTTTCATTTGGTGCGAAGGCATCACAGCGTTCGGTCTCCTTACCGATCCCATGCCAGAGTCAGCCACTGAGTCTCTACCAGAGTCtgtggtttgtgttttgatAGCTGCTACTGGGCAGTCGATTCTTGCAGTTATTCGACTGGCCTTAGTGCCTCTCTGCATTGATGCACCCCCATTCTGAGTGTTTTCGCTGATTGTAGGAACCACAGTGATAATGGGAACTGGTTTCTTATCTTGAGCTGCACTGCTTGTTGTGGATGGACCTAATTTGGACACAGTGCACGCAAGAACCTCCACAGAAACCGCCTTCTGGAGTCGCCCTGTTCCAAAGGACGAAGTGGAAGATCCAGGTTCATAATCCGGACCAGAGAATTTACTGATCAGGTTTTTGACACTGCCAGCTCGCTGCAGGTTTGACCTGTGGGACAGACCTGTGCTTGGTTTCTTATGAGCGGCCCCCAACGCCGGCTCTGCCGCCTCTTCATTGATGGCCTGATGAAGGCTAAGAGGTGACTCGGGGGAAGAGGAATCTGGCGCTGGCTGAAAGAGGCGAACACAATAACAGATGATGGATGTTCCTTGTTGGTGGTGGCCATTTGACAATATATGTACATTTACTACAAATCTTGAAAAAGTCGGGTTGCTGGTAGATGTCCAACTCGGATGTTCAGAGGTCCAGGTAAGTCAGCAGATTGATTCTGGTGCTTGAAGTACCCGGTCTTAATGTTTTAGTGCATCGTTGTAGTTACATTAATCTCTCAATAGCTGTTCAAATTCACAGAAATAGGAAGAAACATTTAGCAGGCCAGTTACTATAAAACACCACTTTTGGAAATTGTAGCCCATCCACCCGCCAAGGCAtgctaaaataaaacataacagAGGCAAAAGTATTATCAACCCAGTCACTGCTCCTGTAAACGGCCATATTCAAACTACCTATAGTGTACAGTGGCTAGTTAGGCACTTTACTTCCTTCAGAGCGGCAtgtaaaaaaagtgtttttctgtctgttttgccTTTACAGTGTGGACTGAAATGCATACATAATGACATGAAACCCAGCCTCTGCGTTCCTACCCTGACATAAATCCCTCTTGAGAAACTGCAACATCTGCTCGTTCATCTGAAACCCCCCAACACAACATCCCACTTTCTCACACAGAAGTAAAAGGCAGATAGGTAGATAAACAGACAGATATTGGTACTCTGAAACTCTAacatccactcacacacaggacaaaaaatgaGACAACTGGAAGAGAAAATGTCAGCAGTTTTTCGTTTTTGCCAAAAAGCCACTTGAATAAATCCAACTTTAATTAACAATCATAACAAGAAGGCCGATGCCACTTAGAGAAATGAAGTGGCAAGCATCCAGGGGTTTAACTTTCTGGGCTCGAGGGTCCAAAGTACCGAATGGCCTTAATCCAGGGACTCGCCTGGCCGCCTCCCCCGGGGACAGTGAGCCGAGGCTAGGGGTGGGAGAGAAGCCCAGAGCTGAGAGGGCTGAGAGGGCTGAGAGGGAGGGTGGGTGTCTGGGCTTTAGGATCACTACTAATCACTATGgtattaaaatgtttacagGCCGTGCAGGGATTAGCCCTGAGCTGATGatttttaatgttattatttttgcccCTCAGTCTCAAATGAGGGGACAGGGACACAGAGGAGTGTGTTACTGTActtgtctgtgtatgtacagAACTGTACAATACGTTATTGCTGTGACACCTGAGCAGACCTTGGATCAAAATGACTGCACACACTGGGTCACTTGGGGAGTCACAGAGGAGCTGttatattaaaacatatttacattacTGCTGATTTAAATAAAGCACCCATAACCTGGCAATCCGAGGATTAGAACTCAACTCATGTATGGAAAAACTGAAGGTCAGACAGACAAAGCTACATTTAGGAAAACCAGGCCCGTGATCCCTGAAGTCCTCAACACAAGCACACCTACACTGGACGTCCATTCCCTGTGGCTTACTACAGTACAGACATATGGCGCAGAGCTGTGTACCATCTGACCCAGATATAAAACAGCAACTAAACACAGTGAACTGCTTGCAGATGCTTGATGCAGTAGAGGTTTactatttcatgttttttaccCGACATGGTGGGAGATCGTGACTACAGCTTTGACATTTAGCCCCAGCAGACCAAACCAATTAAGCCACAATTCTCATAATGTAACTTAATGCCACATTTGCCAAGCTGAAACTACAATGATGACAACTTGACATAATCATGATGACTTTCAACCAGTCCTCATCAGGACTTCATTGAACACCTGTCTGTATTTCTCTGACTGCACTAGTGTTCATGCAGGTATTcagatggcagccaaaaatgatgatgagcgattttccttgtaaaatgtgtttactgttaTGATTTAGTGTGTTTTAAGGTGATCTTTACCTAgtttttaactgcatttaaaaacaaaacctaacCCTAAAAAAGTGAAACAAGGGGACTTGACTTCGGGCAATACTATCATATGTTAAGTTAGTCATATGTTGTcatatgttttgttgtttgcttattttttgttttaagtgGCTTTTTTACAGATGCACTTTAATGCCACGCCAAAATAAAGGATGTCAGATGAACAGCACAGAGTAAAATCAGCAGCGtaacaaaaagtaaaaatatatatataagcaaTTAGTGACAGCAGTCTCATGTCGGACACGTATGTATCTCGCGGAGAGCAAATCGTCGAGCTACGTTTGGCCCGAGGCAATCTGCTTGGCAATATgttcctgtgttgttgttgttgttgccccTTACACTCCTCCTGTCATTATGGCGGTAAATAACAGGGATGAATAAACCAACCCGTTGCTCCGTCCTCGAGGGCCGTCCATTTTTACACTGCGATCAGCTGACAGTTATCCCTTTAAGAGGAATATTTGTTACAAATCTGCTCAAGCTAATCCGGGATGACTCTTTAGTTAATGTGGGAATAAAATAAAGTGAGCTgggtttatttcattttaatttgacGGAAAATTAGAAACAGCTTATTAGGGGGACATAACATTTTGGGGACCCCACATATCCTGgtaatgttttacattttatagtTTGAATATAAAGCACCTCTCTTTAGAAGATAATCTTTACAAAGCACATTTACCCACGAGGATAAAGTGCTGCAGAGGTTTCATTTGTTTTCCACCCCAGATGCTGCTCAGTGATAGCTCACACACCTGTGTCCAACCTTTATACATATTTTTCAAATTTTTCAGATCAAATTAAGGTGTTTTTTTAGGCTTTGATATTGTTTCCCTTTAACAAATGCTGCCACATCTATATGAGAGAGCACACACTGAGCCGACCGTACAAGTTTGTGCACTAAAGTGGCTCGAAATAAAAGTCCAGGATGGATCAAACCTCTTTAAATCAATCCAATCCAAATGTATTAGATGAGTATCTAATCAAAAAGATGTGTGATTATACAAATCCATTTTCTGACAGATTAGCCACCAATAATCTGATAAAAAGGTTACTGAGCATCGGATCGGCCCGACTAGATTAGCAAAGTGAAGCGTGAGACCGGAGGGATGAAGATGTCGATGGTT is a window from the Parambassis ranga chromosome 12, fParRan2.1, whole genome shotgun sequence genome containing:
- the LOC114443915 gene encoding cingulin-like protein 1 isoform X3, with amino-acid sequence MQGKNETGYNNMESEFDSNKQPDSPTEEEPSTPKALSTNHNPKYQLFLNNEMRTNGLSGRDADGPGGNGLVTENGPRLSRWETNRLGLNHYRGSLESLASRDGDTMSDRVAITDSPPRTFNSPYASATSMDYNPMLRMSEFKIQGGLSPATSELNLYSFNSRSTSPVGVPTPTLISPRPRFSAYDSLVRRRAEVNNTVAPTHYSMRSTTLGVPNKKNYIEELTKQLNDCQKRNHFLEAESVEMEKERNQIRFEMRGLLVNNEDLLRTNTQLNNELKRMREQMIEMDREKQDIAERMRGMEIEVKEARDMMVEANTQEYAFNFFQQSLKNKIQDAEENLEKQTQHAKTLAEKLWLAERQLEELEVDKDTKHKRTSELNATIIRLEAELGEALQVSTQATVELKLQQKLREDDQLRVEELEESLLEKNQELQKLHALVSRLQGEVSGKLIDKERTLEEEIQLRERLQLQCKQAERTVDDLTMELHTTNQTKDDLAKQLKQAQEKFIDLESDLEEMHDSEQRWAAKHKRAIEQTEQLQLKLIQEKDLNDHLETEKASLERQLRELRLEVEDLQSSRVQEDVITRTESRVKELENFLRAEERNKTALTNTIAKLERRINELSDQMEEEQRIANEQKDLMTQRIRSLKRQLNEAEEEASRKEAQYRHTQRELAEERETSSRLQRNLLDQHLQNKRKEVLTMRQTLDNLRLDLSVDDEDDDHRHREQTNIVTKV
- the LOC114443915 gene encoding cingulin-like protein 1 isoform X2, producing the protein MQGKNETGYNNMPAPDSSSPESPLSLHQAINEEAAEPALGAAHKKPSTGRLQKAVSVEVLACTVSKLGPSTTSSAAQDKKPVPIITVVPTISENTQNGGASMQRGTKASRITARIDCPVAAIKTQTTDSGRDSVADSGMGSESEFDSNKQPDSPTEEEPSTPKALSTNHNPKYQLFLNNEMRTNGLSGRDADGPGGNGLVTENGPRLSRWETNRLGLNHYRGSLESLASRDGDTMSDRVAITDSPPRTFNSPYASATSMDYNPMLRMSEFKIQGGLSPATSELNLYSFNSRSTSPVGVPTPTLISPRPRFSAYDSLVRRRAEVNNTVAPTHYSMRSTTLGVPNKKNYIEELTKQLNDCQKRNHFLEAESVEMEKERNQIRFEMRGLLVNNEDLLRTNTQLNNELKRMREQMIEMDREKQDIAERMRGMEIEVKEARDMMVEANTQEYAFNFFQQSLKNKIQDAEENLEKQTQHAKTLAEKLWLAERQLEELEVDKDTKHKRTSELNATIIRLEAELGEALQVSTQATVELKLQQKLREDDQLRVEELEESLLEKNQELQKLHALVSRLQGEVSGKLIDKERTLEEEIQLRERLQLQCKQAERTVDDLTMELHTTNQTKDDLAKQLKQAQEKFIDLESDLEEMHDSEQRWAAKHKRAIEQTEQLQLKLIQEKDLNDHLETEKASLERQLRELRLEVEDLQSSRVQEDVITRTESRVKELENFLRAEERNKTALTNTIAKLERRINELSDQMEEEQRIANEQKDLMTQRIRSLKRQLNEAEEEASRKEAQYRHTQRELAEERETSSRLQRNLLDQHLQNKRKEVLTMRQTLDNLRLDLSVDDEDDDHRHREQTNIVTKV
- the LOC114443915 gene encoding cingulin-like protein 1 isoform X1; the encoded protein is MQGKNETGYNNMPAPDSSSPESPLSLHQAINEEAAEPALGAAHKKPSTGLSHRSNLQRAGSVKNLISKFSGPDYEPGSSTSSFGTGRLQKAVSVEVLACTVSKLGPSTTSSAAQDKKPVPIITVVPTISENTQNGGASMQRGTKASRITARIDCPVAAIKTQTTDSGRDSVADSGMGSESEFDSNKQPDSPTEEEPSTPKALSTNHNPKYQLFLNNEMRTNGLSGRDADGPGGNGLVTENGPRLSRWETNRLGLNHYRGSLESLASRDGDTMSDRVAITDSPPRTFNSPYASATSMDYNPMLRMSEFKIQGGLSPATSELNLYSFNSRSTSPVGVPTPTLISPRPRFSAYDSLVRRRAEVNNTVAPTHYSMRSTTLGVPNKKNYIEELTKQLNDCQKRNHFLEAESVEMEKERNQIRFEMRGLLVNNEDLLRTNTQLNNELKRMREQMIEMDREKQDIAERMRGMEIEVKEARDMMVEANTQEYAFNFFQQSLKNKIQDAEENLEKQTQHAKTLAEKLWLAERQLEELEVDKDTKHKRTSELNATIIRLEAELGEALQVSTQATVELKLQQKLREDDQLRVEELEESLLEKNQELQKLHALVSRLQGEVSGKLIDKERTLEEEIQLRERLQLQCKQAERTVDDLTMELHTTNQTKDDLAKQLKQAQEKFIDLESDLEEMHDSEQRWAAKHKRAIEQTEQLQLKLIQEKDLNDHLETEKASLERQLRELRLEVEDLQSSRVQEDVITRTESRVKELENFLRAEERNKTALTNTIAKLERRINELSDQMEEEQRIANEQKDLMTQRIRSLKRQLNEAEEEASRKEAQYRHTQRELAEERETSSRLQRNLLDQHLQNKRKEVLTMRQTLDNLRLDLSVDDEDDDHRHREQTNIVTKV